The Neurospora crassa OR74A linkage group IV, whole genome shotgun sequence genome has a segment encoding these proteins:
- a CDS encoding histidinol-phosphatase has translation MAFTMHSHSGQFCPGHAKDQLEEVIRHAISVGYRTIGLTEHMPRTQLSDLYPEELDPDQGQTTLAQLVPRHASYLAEAQRLQAKYASQIHILIGFEGEWIRGAEYGPLISSLLSSAPCVDYFIGSIHHTAGIPIDFDKTMFLQAQDACGGLEEKLWERYYDEQFEMLNATRPKVVGHFDLIRLLSEEPDKRVKGWRDGVWERMKRNLEVCKGLGAWLEVNTSALRKGLEEPYPGREVAEEWIKMGGKFTFSDDSHGIAQVATNYTRGLDYLESLGVTELWTLERVPHPGTERDIKSELRDKAVTIFEFRQSLRLEQ, from the exons ATGGCGTTCACGATGCATTCCCACTCCGGGCAGTTCTGCCCCGGACACGCCAAAGACCAACTCGAGGAAGTGATCAGACACGCCATCAGCGTCGGCTACAGAACTATCGGTCTGACAGAGCACATGCCCCGTACCCAGCTCTCGGATCTCTACCCGGAAGAG CTCGACCCAGACCAAGGGCAAACAACTCTCGCCCAGCTCGTCCCCCGCCACGCTTCTTACCTCGCTGAAGCACAGCGTCTCCAAGCCAAATATGCCTCGCAGATCCACATCCTCATCGGCTTCGAAGGCGAATGGATTCGCGGGGCTGAGTACGGTCCCCTGATCAGCTCCCTGTTATCTTCCGCCCCATGCGTCGACTACTTTATCGGATCCATCCACCACACGGCCGGGATTCCAATTGATTTTGACAAGACCATGTTTCTGCAGGCGCAGGACGCGTGTGGGGGTTTAGAGGAGAAACTGTGGGAGAGGTACTACGATGAGCAGTTTGAGATGCTCAACGCGACGAGACCGAAGGTGGTGGGACACTTTGATCTGATCAGGTTGTTGTCGGAGGAGCCGGATAAGAGGGTGAAGGGGTGGAGGGATGGGGTTTgggagaggatgaagaggaactTGGAGGTGTGTAAGGGGTTGGGGGCTTGGTTGGAGGTTAATACTAGTGCTTTGAGGAAGGGGCTGGAGGAGCCGTATCCGGGGAGGGAGGTTGCTGAG GAATGGATCAAGATGGGCGGCAAGTTTACGTTTTCGGATGATAGCCATGGGATTGCACAGGTTGCTACGAACTACACAAGGGGCTTGGATTACTTGGAGAGTTTGGGAGTTACTGAACTCTGGACGCTGGAAAGGGTTCCTCATCCCGGAACGGAGAGGGATATCAAGTCGGAGTTGAGGGACAAGGCCGTGACCATTTTCGAATTCCGCCAGAGCTTGCGGTTGGAGCAGTAG
- a CDS encoding interferon-induced GTP-binding protein Mx2: MSTPYNKTKGLQGLDSLGNHIYLEKQDRLRDIGIDIQTSQIVVVGGQSSGKSSLLELLTGFAFPRGQGLCTRYATQITLRRASVVSIVVSITPRNDCEEELKAELREFRRELEEFDPKELGEIIEDAAIVMGIRAGNNKDDMSLPMFSDDILKVEISGPDQPHLTVIDVPGLFQVTGDAGGTTELDKTMVERMVKRYMRNERTIVLAVVPCLSDPATERILQMAKEADPAGVRTIGVLTKADLVYEKAVLSNLLKQVQSGTLKLGYFIVRNRGADEDDLSIDQCKLKERELFLKPQWSEINRIGRTGVEALRSELQTLLMDLAKRELPKQKAEVLDRLTDCLEKQKEMGIARPDAVTQREYLTKHASKFERIARDALEGRYGVNPIFAEEPQLRLITKIISLNEGFSDLMWRKGHLRNFEGSTAKEKTKRYDADDSEPLEYEELANEAHSAALSYPELRNVFPNDNFECEPPSNDPIMEHIGHCYRESRGPELGTFGGSMLPITFREQARKWAPIANAHVRTVILTVHCFIKQLLSTVFVDERMRDELWESVLHDALIVAYARALRKADYLIGIELRSCPSTYNHYFADNLQKSRTERMEAQVAVLEKESQSRVEQGSSAAVDTRAELKKMAREKSNAEQVKEDIHDTLKSYYKVARKRFVDVMCQQAIDDHLLNGDDSPLRILTSDMVAKMSDSQLDRIAGEDAATKRERERLDAEIAGLKTALDVLRA, from the exons ATGAGTACCCCGTACAACAAAACCAAAGGCCTCCAAGGTCTCGACAGTCTAGGCAACCACATCTACCTCGAGAAGCAAGATCGTCTCCGAGACATTGGCATCGACATCCAGACATCTCAG ATCGTCGTAGTAGGCGGCCAATCCTCCGGCAAGAGTTCGCTCCTCGAACTTTTGACAGGTTTCGCCTTTCCCCGAGGCCAGGGCCTCTGCACCCGGTATGCCACGCAGATTACGCTGCGGCGGGCCTCGGTCGTGAGCATTGTTGTCTCCATCACGCCGAGGAACGATTgtgaggaggagctgaagGCGGAGCTGAGGGAGTTTAGGAGAGAGTTGGAGGAGTTTGATCCGAAGGAGTTGGGAGAGATTATTGAGGAT GCTGCTATCGTCATGGGCATTCGTGCCGGTAATAACAAGGATGATATGTCTCTGCCGATGTTCAGTGATGACATCTTGAAGGTCGAAATCTCGGGTCCTGAT CAACCTCACCTTACGGTTATCGATGTGCCTGGATTGTTCCAGGTTACCGGCGATGCAG GCGGCACCACTGAACTGGACAAAACTATGGTCGAGAGAATGGTGAAGAGATACATGCGGAATGAAAGAACGAT TGTCCTAGCAGTTGTGCCTTGTCTTTCTGACCCGGCTACGGAACGCATTCTTCAAATGGCCAAGGAAGCTGACCCAGCCGGTGTCCGGACTATTGGCGTTCTTACCAAAGCTGACTTGGTCTATGAGAAAGCCGTCCTTAGCAACCTGCTTAAGCAAGTGCAAAGTGGCACCCTCAAGCTGGGCTACTTCATTGTTCGCAACAGAGGTGCCGATGAAGACGACCTCTCTATCGACCAGTGCAAGCTGAAGGAACGTGAGCTCTTCCTCAAGCCGCAGTGGAGTGAGATCAATCGTATCGGCCGCACTGGAGTTGAAGCTCTCCGGTCTGAGCTCCAGACCTTGCTCATGGACCTCGCCAAACGAGAATTGCCCAAACAAAAGGCTGAAGTCCTGGACAGACTCACTGATTGCCTTGAGAAACAGAAGGAGATGGGCATCGCCAGACCGGATGCTGTTACACAGAGAGAGTACCTCACCAAGCATGCCTCCAAATTCGAGCGCATTGCCCGAGATGCCCTAGAGGGGCGATATGGTGTCAACCCGATCTTCGCTGAAGAACCCCAACTCAGGCTGATCACCAAGATCATCAGTCTGAACGAAGGTTTCTCGGACTTGATGTGGAGGAAAGGTCACCTCCGCAACTTTGAGGGAAGTACTGCGAAGGAAAAGACGAAGAGGTATGACGCCGACGACTCCGAACCGTTGGAGTACGAAGAGCTGGCAAACGAAGCCCACTCCGCCGCTCTTTCGTACCCAGAGCTCAGAAATGTCTTCCCCAATGACAACTTTGAATGTGAACCCCCTTCGAATGATCCGATCATGGAACACATCGGCCATTGTTACCGGGAGAGTAGAGGCCCGGAGCTCGGAACG TTTGGCGGCTCGATGCTCCCCATCACCTTCCGCGAACAAGCTCGAAAGTGGGCTCCTATTGCTAATGCTCATGTTCGAACCGTAATTCTCACGGTTCATTGCTTCATCAAGCAACTACTATCCACCGTGTTTGTTGATGAGCGCATGCGGGATGAGCTCTGGGAATCAGTGCTTCACGATGCCCTCATTGTCGCCTACGCTCGCGCCCTTCGAAAGGCTGATTATCTTATCGGCATCGAGCTCCGGAGTTGTCCATCAACATACAACCATTATTTCGCCGACAACTTGCAGAAATCTCGAACGGAAAGGATGGAGGCGCAAGTCGCTGtcttggagaaggagagccAGAGTCGGGTCGAACAAGGGAGTAGCGCGGCGGTAGACACCAGGGCCGAGCTAAAGAAGATGGCCAGAGAAAAGAGCAACGCAGAGCAGGTCAAGGAGGATATTCACGATACGCTCAAGAGCTACTACAAGGTGGCCAGAAAGCGGTTCGTCGATGTCATGTGCCAGCAGGCGATTGACGACCACTTGCTGAACGGGGATGACAGTCCCTTGAGGATTCTGACGTCGGATATGGTGGCCAAGATGAGCGACTCGCAGCTCGATCGGATTGCGGGAGAGGACGCGGCTacaaagagggagagggagaggctGGACGCTGAGATTGCGGGGCTGAAGACTGCTTTGGATGTTCTGCGAGCCTGA